In Musa acuminata AAA Group cultivar baxijiao chromosome BXJ2-3, Cavendish_Baxijiao_AAA, whole genome shotgun sequence, the following proteins share a genomic window:
- the LOC103979260 gene encoding tryptophan aminotransferase-related protein 1 yields the protein MPKASKRRTRWSQASVEGRAPAFPGPIWGLTILGSLSLNLVTIALLASLYEGHGLLGCEAGSSGFVAEPEKAVLIAPPQSSAEEVEMVSAEEISVSSTAGSRPTSKDAIINLDHGDPTVYEAFWKRIGERGDIVFPGWQSMSYFSDPSNLCWFLEPEFAHQVRRLHSLVGNAVVDDGRFIIVGTGSTQLFQAALYALSPPDAAEPMNVVSAIPYYSSYPTVTDYLRSGLYRWAGDASTFEGDAYIEFVCSPNNPDGSIREAVLSSKNGKTIHDLAYYWPQYTPITGAADHDIMLFTVSKSTGHAGARLGWALVKDKDVAKRMTKFIELNTIGVSKDSQLRVAKILKVVSDGHELPGNKHRLFEYGRRLMSVRWRKLRAAVKASGIFSLPEFQSSLCRFTGEETETYPAFAWLKCEKEGVEDCESFLRNHKLLTRSGRHFGVEAKYVRISLLDRDETFDLFIQRLLSLR from the exons ATGCCGAAGGCTTCGAAGAGAAGGACGAGGTGGAGTCAGGCCTCGGTCGAGGGGCGGGCGCCTGCGTTTCCGGGCCCCATCTGGGGACTCACGATTCTGGGGTCCCTTTCCCTGAATCTGGTCACCATCGCCCTCCTCGCCTCGCTGTATGAGGGTCACGGACTTCTGGGTTGCGAGGCCGGAAGCAGCGGCTTTGTTGCGGAACCGGAGAAGGCGGTGCTCATAGCGCCGCCGCAGTCGTCAGCGGAGGAGGTGGAGATGGTGTCTGCTGAGGAGATTAGCGTTAGCTCCACCGCCGGCTCCCGCCCCACCTCGAAGGACGCCATCATTAACCTCGACCA TGGAGACCCGACGGTTTACGAGGCCTTCTGGAAGAGGATTGGGGAGAGGGGAGACATCGTCTTCCCTGGGTGGCAGAGCATGAGCTACTTCTCCGACCCCTCCAACTTGTGCTGGTTCCTGGAACCAGAGTTCGCGCACCAGGTGCGGCGACTCCACAGCCTCGTGGGCAACGCTGTCGTCGACGACGGTCGTTTCATCATCGTCGGGACGGGCTCGACTCAGCTCTTTCAGGCTGCTCTGTATGCTCTATCCCCACCCGATGCAGCTGAGCCAATGAACGTCGTATCTGCAATTCCATACTACTCA TCATATCCAACAGTCACAGACTACCTTCGGTCAGGGCTTTACCGGTGGGCTGgggatgcatccactttcgaaggtGATGCGTACATAGAGTTCGTTTGCTCTCCGAATAACCCAGATGGTTCAATTAGAGAAGCAGTCCTGAGTTCCAAGAACGGGAAGACGATCCATGACCTTGCATACTACTGGCCTCAGTACACCCCCATAACTGGTGCTGCAGACCATGACATTATGCTGTTCACTGTCTCAAAGAGCACTGGCCATGCCGGAGCTCGACTGGG GTGGGCTCTGGTGAAGGACAAGGATGTCGCCAAGAGGATGACCAAGTTCATAGAGCTGAACACTATTGGAGTGTCCAAGGATTCGCAGCTACGGGTAGCTAAGATCCTTAAAGTGGTCTCGGATGGGCATGAGCTTCCAGGGAACAAGCACAGGCTGTTCGAGTACGGACGAAGACTCATGTCCGTGAGGTGGCGGAAGCTGCGAGCAGCAGTGAAGGCGTCGGGCATCTTCAGTTTACCTGAGTTCCAGTCATCTCTCTGTAGGTTCACTGGGGAGGAGACTGAAACCTATCCTG CTTTTGCATGGCTCAAATGCGAGAAAGAGGGAGTGGAAGACTGTGAGAGCTTCTTGAGGAACCACAAGCTTCTCACCCGGAGCGGCAGACATTTTGGCGTGGAGGCGAAGTACGTGCGGATAAGCTTGTTGGATCGAGATGAGACGTTCGACCTCTTCATCCAGCGGCTTTTGTCTCTCCGTTGA